From a single Salinirussus salinus genomic region:
- a CDS encoding ArsR family transcriptional regulator, with product MKPEIDDGDVSSKAGTGGTEGLDAWRALQKATDKKRADILADIVGHPEGMPSVEELDYMNPPLSEDAIRRHLQELVDVGVVQERAFEAGNRLRDYPYKFYELTDAARDLFDRNGLFPEDAWQRQYQAVEKTARIREIETMPRPES from the coding sequence ATGAAGCCGGAGATAGACGATGGGGACGTATCTAGCAAGGCGGGGACCGGCGGGACTGAGGGGCTTGATGCGTGGCGCGCGTTGCAAAAGGCGACAGACAAGAAGCGCGCCGATATCCTCGCGGACATCGTTGGGCACCCCGAGGGGATGCCGAGCGTTGAGGAACTCGACTACATGAACCCACCGCTCAGTGAGGACGCGATCCGCCGACACTTACAGGAGCTGGTAGATGTCGGCGTCGTCCAGGAACGGGCCTTCGAGGCCGGCAACCGACTCCGGGACTACCCGTACAAGTTCTACGAACTTACCGACGCGGCGCGTGACTTATTCGACCGGAACGGCCTGTTTCCGGAGGATGCCTGGCAACGCCAGTACCAGGCCGTCGAAAAAACCGCGCGTATCCGCGAGATCGAGACGATGCCCCGCCCTGAATCATAA